A single genomic interval of Panthera tigris isolate Pti1 chromosome E3, P.tigris_Pti1_mat1.1, whole genome shotgun sequence harbors:
- the YPEL3 gene encoding protein yippee-like 3 isoform X2, giving the protein MVRISKPKTFQAYLDDCHRRYSCAHCRAHLANHDDLISKSFQGSQGRAYLFNSVVNVGCGPAEERVLLTGLHAVADIHCENCKTTLGWKYEQAFESSQKYKEGKYIIELNHMIKDNGWD; this is encoded by the exons ATGGTGCGTATTTCAAAGCCCAAGACGTTTCAGGCCTACTTGGATGATTGTCACCGGAGGTATAGCTGTGCCCACTGCCGCGCTCACCTGGCCAACCACGACGACCTCATCTCCAAG TCCTTCCAGGGCAGTCAGGGGCGTGCCTACCTCTTCAACTCTGT GGTGAACGTGGGCTGCGGGCCAGCCGAGGAACGGGTACTGCTGACAGGCCTCCATGCTGTGGCTGACATCCACTGCGAGAACTGCAAGACGACTTTGGGCTGGAAATAT GAACAGGCCTTCGAGAGCAGCCAGAAGTACAAAGAGGGGAAGTACATCATTGAACTCAACCACATGATCAAAGACAACGGCTGGGACTGA
- the ALDOA gene encoding fructose-bisphosphate aldolase A isoform X2: MAERKPEGSSFYMTCLSMSLAYCFTTDASTQPHPKVGNTQQQTKLGKELTGTMPYQYPALTPEQKKELSDIAHRIVAPGKGILAADESTGSIAKRLQSIGTENTEENRRFYRQLLLTADDRVNPCIGGVILFHETLYQKTDDGRPFPQVIKSKGGVVGIKVDKGVVPLAGTNGETTTQGLDGLSERCAQYKKDGADFAKWRCVLKIGEHTPSALAIMENANVLARYASICQQNGIVPIVEPEILPDGDHDLKRCQYVTEKVLAAVYKALSDHHIYLEGTLLKPNMVTPGHACTHKYSHEEIAMATVTALRRTVPPAVTGITFLSGGQSEEEASINLNAINKCPLLKPWALTFSYGRALQASALKAWGGKKENLKAAQEEYVKRALANSLACQGKYTPSGQAGAAASESLFISNHAY; the protein is encoded by the exons ATGGCAGAGCGCAAGCCAGAAGGGTCCAGCTTCTACATGACCTGTCTTTCCATGTCTCTGGCCTATTGCTTTACCACAGATGCCAGTACGCAACCCCACCCTAAGGTGGGAAACACCCAGCAACAAACAAAGTTAGGGAAG GAACTGACCGGCACCATGCCCTACCAATACCCAGCGCTGACCCCAGAGCAGAAGAAGGAGCTCTCTGACATCGCTCACCGCATTGTGGCTCCGGGCAAGGGCATCCTGGCTGCAGATGAGTCCACTG GGAGCATTGCCAAGCGGCTGCAGTCCATCGGCACCGAGAACACCGAGGAGAACCGGCGCTTCTACCGCCAGCTGCTGCTGACTGCCGACGACCGTGTGAATCCCTGCATTGGGGGTGTCATCCTCTTCCATGAGACACTGTACCAGAAGACAGACGATGGCCGCCCCTTCCCCCAAGTCATCAAATCCAAGGGCGGTGTTGTGGGCATCAAG gTGGACAAGGGCGTGGTACCCCTGGCAGGAACGAACGGCGAGACTACCACCCAAG GGCTGGATGGGCTGTCTGAGCGCTGTGCCCAGTACAAGAAGGACGGAGCCGACTTTGCCAAGTGGCGCTGTGTGCTGAAGATTGGGGAACACACCCCCTCAGCCCTTGCCATCATGGAAAACGCCAACGTGCTGGCCCGTTATGCCAGCATCTGCCAGCAG AATGGCATCGTGCCCATCGTGGAGCCCGAGATCCTCCCTGATGGGGACCATGACTTGAAGCGCTGTCAGTATGTAACCGAGAAG GTGCTGGCTGCTGTCTACAAGGCTCTGAGTGACCACCACATCTACCTGGAAGGCACTTTGCTGAAGCCCAATATGGTAACTCCAGGCCACGCCTGCACCCATAAATACTCTCATGAGGAGATTGCCATGGCAACCGTCACAGCTCTGCGCCGCACGGTGCCCCCCGCTGTCACTG GGATCACCTTCCTGTCTGGAGGCCAGAGTGAGGAGGAGGCATCCATCAACCTCAACGCCATCAACAAATGCCCCCTGCTGAAGCCGTGGGCCCTGACCTTCTCCTATGGCCGAGCCCTGCAGGCTTCTGCCCTGAAGGCCTGGGGTGGAAAGAAGGAGAACCTGAAGGCTGCCCAGGAGGAGTATGTCAAGCGAGCCCTG GCCAACAGCCTCGCTTGCCAAGGAAAGTACACCCCAAGTGGTCAGGCTGGGGCCGCAGCCAGCGAGTCTCTCTTCATCTCTAACCATGCCTACTAA
- the GDPD3 gene encoding lysophospholipase D GDPD3 isoform X3, with product MSSLLSYALPALGGYAMLSIFFLRRPRLLHTPWAPVFLPRLGAHRAGSGELLENTMEAMENSLAQRSDFLELDCQLTRDGVVVVSHDKNLSRQSGVNRDVGSLDFEELPLYKEELEVYFSPGRFARGSDRHMVSLEDVFQRFPRMPMSVEVKEENEELINKIAGLVRHFDRNEITIWATEKSSVMKKCRAANPEMPFSFTIGRAIWLLLLYYLGLLPFVSIPERFFFCFLPTIINRTYFPFSCSGLNQLAAVISKWLIMRKSLIHHLEQRGVQEALWKK from the exons ATCTTCTTCCTGCGCCGGCCTCGCCTGCTGCACACACCCTGGGCTCCAGTCTTCCTGCCACGCCTGGGGGCCCACCGAGCAG GGTCTGGAGAACTCCTGGAGAACACCATGGAGGCCATGGAGAA CTCCCTGGCCCAGCGATCAGACTTCCTGGAGCTTGACTGCCAGTTGACACGAGATGGCGTGGTGGTGGTATCTCACGACAAGAACCTGTCCCGCCAGTCAGGCGTGAATAGGGACGTGGGCAGCCTGGACTTTGAG gaGCTGCCCCTCTACAAGGAGGAGCTGGAGGTCTACTTCTCACCAG GTCGCTTTGCACGTGGGTCGGACCGGCACATGGTGAGTCTGGAGGACGTGTTCCAGAGGTTCCCTCGGATGCCCATGAGCGTGGAGgtcaaagaggaaaatgaagagctCATTAACAAG atAGCAGGCCTGGTGAGGCACTTTGACCGAAATGAAATCACCATCTGGGCCACAGAGAAGAGCTCGGTCATGAAGAAGTGCAGGGCTGCT AACCCCGAGATGCCGTTCTCCTTCACCATCGGCCGAGCTATCTGGTTGTTACTGCTCTATTACCTGGGGTTGCTGCCCTTTGTATCCATCCCGGAGAggtttttcttctgcttcctgcccACCATCATCAATAG GACCTACTTCCCGTTTTCCTGCTCTGGGCTGAACCAGCTGGCAGCTGTGATTTCCAAATG GTTAATCATGAGGAAAAGTCTGATCCACCACCTGGAGCAGCGAGGAGTGCAG GAGGCCCTCTGGAAGAAATGA
- the TBX6 gene encoding T-box transcription factor TBX6, protein MYHPRELYPSLGTGYRLGPPQPGADSSFPPALAEGYRYPDLDTPKLDCFLSGIEAAPCTLAAPPPLPPLPPALGTEPAPPAPDALHSLPGVSLSLENRELWKEFNSVGTEMIITKAGRRMFPACRISVTGLDPEARYLFLLDVVPVDGARYRWQGRRWEPSGKAEPRLPDRVYIHPDSPATGAHWMRQPVSFHRVKLTNSTLDPHGHLILHSMHKYQPRIHLVRAAQLCSQHWGGVASFRFPETTFISVTAYQNPRITQLKIAANPFAKGFRENGRNCKRERDARVKRKLRGPEPVATEAYGSGDAPGGPCDSTLGGDVRESDPEQVPAPREAAQAPAPPCGGSSAEAYLLHPAAFHGAPSHLPTRNPSFPEAADSGRPAPYSAAFLELQPGPGGSGYPAAAPPAPFASHFLQGGPFPLPYPGPGAYLDVGSKPMY, encoded by the exons ATGTACCATCCACGAGAGTTGTACCCCTCCCTGGGGACAGGCTACCGCCTTGGGCCCCCCCAGCCGGGAGCAGATTCCAGCTTCCCGCCTGCTCTGGCAGAGGGCTACCGCTACCCTG ATCTGGACACTCCCAAATTGGATTGCTTCCTCTCCGGGATTGAGGCTGCTCCCTGCACCTTGgccgctcccccacccctgcccccgctgcccccagccctgggcactGAGCCggcccccccagccccagacgCCCTTCATTCGCTCCCTGGAGTCAGCCTGAGCCTGGAGAACCGGGAGCTGTGGAAAGAGTTCAATTCCGTGGGAACAGAGATGATCATCACCAAAGCTGGGAG GCGCATGTTCCCTGCTTGCCGAATATCAGTCACTGGGCTGGACCCCGAGGCCCGCTACCTGTTTCTCCTGGATGTGGTTCCAGTGGATGGGGCTCGCTACCGCTGGCAGGGCCGGCGCTGGGAGCCCAGTGGCAAGGCCGAGCCCCGCCTGCCTGACCGCGTCTACATTCACCCTGACTCTCCTGCCACTGGTGCCCACTGGATGCGGCAGCCCGTGTCTTTCCATCGTGTCAAGCTCACCAACAGCACGCTGGACCCCCATGGCCAT CTGATCTTGCACTCCATGCACAAGTACCAGCCCCGCATACACCTGGTGCGGGCAGCCCAGCTTTGCAGCCAACACTGGGGGGGCGTCGCCTCCTTCCGCTTCCCCGAGACCACATTCATCTCTGTGACAGCCTATCAGAACCCGCGG ATCACACAACTGAAGATCGCAGCCAATCCCTTTGCCAAGGGCTTCCGGGAGAATGGCAGAAACTGTAAGAG GGAGCGAGATGCCCGtgtgaagaggaaactgaggggcCCAGAGCCAGTGGCCACAGAGGCCTATGGGAGTGGAG ATGCACCGGGGGGCCCCTGTGATTCCACACTGGGGGGGGACGTCCGTGAGTCAGATCCCGAGCAGGTCCCAGCCCCCCGCGAAGCGGCCCAGGCCCCGGCTCCTCCGTGTGGCGGCTCCAGTGCCGAAGCCTACCTTCTGCACCCTGCCGCTTTCCACGGGGCTCCCAGTCACCTTCCAACCAG GAACCCCAGCTTCCCTGAGGCTGCGGACTCTGGGCGCCCGGCCCCCTACTCGGCCGCATTCCTGGAGCTGCAGCCTGGGCCCGGGGGCTCAGGATACCCAGCagctgcacccccagcccccttcGCCTCGCACTTCCTCCAGGGGgggcccttcccccttccctaccCCGGCCCTGGGGCTTACCTGGACGTGGGCTCCAAACCTATGTACTGA
- the ALDOA gene encoding fructose-bisphosphate aldolase A isoform X1 — MAERKPEGSSFYMTCLSMSLAYCFTTDASTQPHPKELTGTMPYQYPALTPEQKKELSDIAHRIVAPGKGILAADESTGSIAKRLQSIGTENTEENRRFYRQLLLTADDRVNPCIGGVILFHETLYQKTDDGRPFPQVIKSKGGVVGIKVDKGVVPLAGTNGETTTQGLDGLSERCAQYKKDGADFAKWRCVLKIGEHTPSALAIMENANVLARYASICQQNGIVPIVEPEILPDGDHDLKRCQYVTEKVLAAVYKALSDHHIYLEGTLLKPNMVTPGHACTHKYSHEEIAMATVTALRRTVPPAVTGITFLSGGQSEEEASINLNAINKCPLLKPWALTFSYGRALQASALKAWGGKKENLKAAQEEYVKRALANSLACQGKYTPSGQAGAAASESLFISNHAY; from the exons ATGGCAGAGCGCAAGCCAGAAGGGTCCAGCTTCTACATGACCTGTCTTTCCATGTCTCTGGCCTATTGCTTTACCACAGATGCCAGTACGCAACCCCACCCTAAG GAACTGACCGGCACCATGCCCTACCAATACCCAGCGCTGACCCCAGAGCAGAAGAAGGAGCTCTCTGACATCGCTCACCGCATTGTGGCTCCGGGCAAGGGCATCCTGGCTGCAGATGAGTCCACTG GGAGCATTGCCAAGCGGCTGCAGTCCATCGGCACCGAGAACACCGAGGAGAACCGGCGCTTCTACCGCCAGCTGCTGCTGACTGCCGACGACCGTGTGAATCCCTGCATTGGGGGTGTCATCCTCTTCCATGAGACACTGTACCAGAAGACAGACGATGGCCGCCCCTTCCCCCAAGTCATCAAATCCAAGGGCGGTGTTGTGGGCATCAAG gTGGACAAGGGCGTGGTACCCCTGGCAGGAACGAACGGCGAGACTACCACCCAAG GGCTGGATGGGCTGTCTGAGCGCTGTGCCCAGTACAAGAAGGACGGAGCCGACTTTGCCAAGTGGCGCTGTGTGCTGAAGATTGGGGAACACACCCCCTCAGCCCTTGCCATCATGGAAAACGCCAACGTGCTGGCCCGTTATGCCAGCATCTGCCAGCAG AATGGCATCGTGCCCATCGTGGAGCCCGAGATCCTCCCTGATGGGGACCATGACTTGAAGCGCTGTCAGTATGTAACCGAGAAG GTGCTGGCTGCTGTCTACAAGGCTCTGAGTGACCACCACATCTACCTGGAAGGCACTTTGCTGAAGCCCAATATGGTAACTCCAGGCCACGCCTGCACCCATAAATACTCTCATGAGGAGATTGCCATGGCAACCGTCACAGCTCTGCGCCGCACGGTGCCCCCCGCTGTCACTG GGATCACCTTCCTGTCTGGAGGCCAGAGTGAGGAGGAGGCATCCATCAACCTCAACGCCATCAACAAATGCCCCCTGCTGAAGCCGTGGGCCCTGACCTTCTCCTATGGCCGAGCCCTGCAGGCTTCTGCCCTGAAGGCCTGGGGTGGAAAGAAGGAGAACCTGAAGGCTGCCCAGGAGGAGTATGTCAAGCGAGCCCTG GCCAACAGCCTCGCTTGCCAAGGAAAGTACACCCCAAGTGGTCAGGCTGGGGCCGCAGCCAGCGAGTCTCTCTTCATCTCTAACCATGCCTACTAA
- the PPP4C gene encoding serine/threonine-protein phosphatase 4 catalytic subunit gives MAEISDLDRQIEQLRRCELIKESEVKALCAKAREILVEESNVQRVDSPVTVCGDIHGQFYDLKELFRVGGDVPETNYLFMGDFVDRGFYSVETFLLLLALKVRYPDRITLIRGNHESRQITQVYGFYDECLRKYGSVTVWRYCTEIFDYLSLSAIIDGKIFCVHGGLSPSIQTLDQIRTIDRKQEVPHDGPMCDLLWSDPEDTTGWGVSPRGAGYLFGSDVVAQFNAANDIDMICRAHQLVMEGYKWHFNETVLTVWSAPNYCYRCGNVAAILELDEHLQKDFIIFEAAPQETRGIPSKKPVADYFL, from the exons ATGGCGGAGATCAGCGACCTGGACCGGCAGATCGAGCAACTGCGGCGCTGCGAGCTCATCAAAGAGAGCGAAGTCAAGGCCCTGTGCGCTAAGGCCAG AGAGATCTTGGTAGAGGAGAGCAACGTACAGAGGGTGGACTCGCCAGTCACA GTATGCGGCGACATCCACGGGCAATTCTATGACCTCAAGGAGCTGTTCAGA gtggGTGGCGACGTCCCTGAGACCAACTACCTCTTCATGGGGGACTTTGTGGATCGTGGTTTCTACAGCGTCGAAACGTTCCTCCTGCTGCTGGCACTTAAG GTTCGCTATCCTGACCGAATCACCCTGATCCGGGGCAACCACGAAAGCCGCCAGATCACCCAGGTCTACGGCTTCTACGACGAGTGTCTGCGCAAATATGGCTCGGTGACCGTGTGGCGCTACTGCACTGAGATCTTTGACTACCTCAGCCTGTCGGCCATCATCGATGGCAAG ATCTTCTGCGTGCATGGGGGCCTCTCCCCCTCTATCCAGACCCTGGACCAGATCCGGACGATTGACCGAAAGCAAGAAGTGCCCCATGACGGGCCCATGTGTGACCTGCTCTGGTCTGACCCTGAAG ACACGACAGGCTGGGGCGTGAGCCCCCGTGGGGCTGGCTACCTGTTTGGCAGTGACGTGGTGGCCCAGTTTAATGCAGCCAACGACATTGACATGATCTGTCGCGCCCACCAACTGGTGATGGAAGGTTATAAGTGGCACTTCAATGAGACTGTGCTCACTGTGTGGTCGGCTCCCAACTACTGCTACCG CTGTGGGAatgtggcagccatcttggagCTAGATGAGCATCTCCAGAAAGATTTCATCATCTTCGAGGCTGCGCCCCAAGAGACCCGGGGCATCCCCTCCAAGAAACCCGTGGCCGATTACTTCCTGTGA
- the GDPD3 gene encoding lysophospholipase D GDPD3 isoform X1: MSSLLSYALPALGGYAMLSIFFLRRPRLLHTPWAPVFLPRLGAHRAGSGELLENTMEAMENSLAQRSDFLELDCQLTRDGVVVVSHDKNLSRQSGVNRDVGSLDFEELPLYKEELEVYFSPGRFARGSDRHMVSLEDVFQRFPRMPMSVEVKEENEELINKIAGLVRHFDRNEITIWATEKSSVMKKCRAANPEMPFSFTIGRAIWLLLLYYLGLLPFVSIPERFFFCFLPTIINRTYFPFSCSGLNQLAAVISKWLIMRKSLIHHLEQRGVQVVFWCLNEESDFEVAYGLGASGVMTDYPTALRRYLDNHGGAAQAS; encoded by the exons ATCTTCTTCCTGCGCCGGCCTCGCCTGCTGCACACACCCTGGGCTCCAGTCTTCCTGCCACGCCTGGGGGCCCACCGAGCAG GGTCTGGAGAACTCCTGGAGAACACCATGGAGGCCATGGAGAA CTCCCTGGCCCAGCGATCAGACTTCCTGGAGCTTGACTGCCAGTTGACACGAGATGGCGTGGTGGTGGTATCTCACGACAAGAACCTGTCCCGCCAGTCAGGCGTGAATAGGGACGTGGGCAGCCTGGACTTTGAG gaGCTGCCCCTCTACAAGGAGGAGCTGGAGGTCTACTTCTCACCAG GTCGCTTTGCACGTGGGTCGGACCGGCACATGGTGAGTCTGGAGGACGTGTTCCAGAGGTTCCCTCGGATGCCCATGAGCGTGGAGgtcaaagaggaaaatgaagagctCATTAACAAG atAGCAGGCCTGGTGAGGCACTTTGACCGAAATGAAATCACCATCTGGGCCACAGAGAAGAGCTCGGTCATGAAGAAGTGCAGGGCTGCT AACCCCGAGATGCCGTTCTCCTTCACCATCGGCCGAGCTATCTGGTTGTTACTGCTCTATTACCTGGGGTTGCTGCCCTTTGTATCCATCCCGGAGAggtttttcttctgcttcctgcccACCATCATCAATAG GACCTACTTCCCGTTTTCCTGCTCTGGGCTGAACCAGCTGGCAGCTGTGATTTCCAAATG GTTAATCATGAGGAAAAGTCTGATCCACCACCTGGAGCAGCGAGGAGTGCAG GTGGTCTTTTGGTGCCTTAACGAAGAGTCGGATTTTGAAGTGGCCTATGGCCTGGGGGCCAGTGGCGTCATGACAGATTACCCCACAGCCCTGAGGCGCTACCTGGACAACCATGGAGGAGCTGCCCAGGCCTCCTAA
- the GDPD3 gene encoding lysophospholipase D GDPD3 isoform X2, whose product MSSLLSYALPALGGYAMLSIFFLRRPRLLHTPWAPVFLPRLGAHRAGSGELLENTMEAMENSLAQRSDFLELDCQLTRDGVVVVSHDKNLSRQSGVNRDVGSLDFEELPLYKEELEVYFSPGRFARGSDRHMVSLEDVFQRFPRMPMSVEVKEENEELINKIAGLVRHFDRNEITIWATEKSSVMKKCRAANPEMPFSFTIGRAIWLLLLYYLGLLPFVSIPERFFFCFLPTIINRTYFPFSCSGLNQLAAVISKWLIMRKSLIHHLEQRGVQALWYQGWSRESNQGQRKETGTHRHQVDGKETALWSVGSQEALWKK is encoded by the exons ATCTTCTTCCTGCGCCGGCCTCGCCTGCTGCACACACCCTGGGCTCCAGTCTTCCTGCCACGCCTGGGGGCCCACCGAGCAG GGTCTGGAGAACTCCTGGAGAACACCATGGAGGCCATGGAGAA CTCCCTGGCCCAGCGATCAGACTTCCTGGAGCTTGACTGCCAGTTGACACGAGATGGCGTGGTGGTGGTATCTCACGACAAGAACCTGTCCCGCCAGTCAGGCGTGAATAGGGACGTGGGCAGCCTGGACTTTGAG gaGCTGCCCCTCTACAAGGAGGAGCTGGAGGTCTACTTCTCACCAG GTCGCTTTGCACGTGGGTCGGACCGGCACATGGTGAGTCTGGAGGACGTGTTCCAGAGGTTCCCTCGGATGCCCATGAGCGTGGAGgtcaaagaggaaaatgaagagctCATTAACAAG atAGCAGGCCTGGTGAGGCACTTTGACCGAAATGAAATCACCATCTGGGCCACAGAGAAGAGCTCGGTCATGAAGAAGTGCAGGGCTGCT AACCCCGAGATGCCGTTCTCCTTCACCATCGGCCGAGCTATCTGGTTGTTACTGCTCTATTACCTGGGGTTGCTGCCCTTTGTATCCATCCCGGAGAggtttttcttctgcttcctgcccACCATCATCAATAG GACCTACTTCCCGTTTTCCTGCTCTGGGCTGAACCAGCTGGCAGCTGTGATTTCCAAATG GTTAATCATGAGGAAAAGTCTGATCCACCACCTGGAGCAGCGAGGAGTGCAG GCACTGTGGTACCAGGGATGGAGCAGGGAGTCAAatcaggggcagaggaaggaaacgGGCACTCACAGGCACCAAGTGGACGGAAAGGAAACAGCACTGTGGTCTGTGGGGTCACAGGAGGCCCTCTGGAAGAAATGA
- the ALDOA gene encoding fructose-bisphosphate aldolase A isoform X3, with product MPYQYPALTPEQKKELSDIAHRIVAPGKGILAADESTGSIAKRLQSIGTENTEENRRFYRQLLLTADDRVNPCIGGVILFHETLYQKTDDGRPFPQVIKSKGGVVGIKVDKGVVPLAGTNGETTTQGLDGLSERCAQYKKDGADFAKWRCVLKIGEHTPSALAIMENANVLARYASICQQNGIVPIVEPEILPDGDHDLKRCQYVTEKVLAAVYKALSDHHIYLEGTLLKPNMVTPGHACTHKYSHEEIAMATVTALRRTVPPAVTGITFLSGGQSEEEASINLNAINKCPLLKPWALTFSYGRALQASALKAWGGKKENLKAAQEEYVKRALANSLACQGKYTPSGQAGAAASESLFISNHAY from the exons ATGCCCTACCAATACCCAGCGCTGACCCCAGAGCAGAAGAAGGAGCTCTCTGACATCGCTCACCGCATTGTGGCTCCGGGCAAGGGCATCCTGGCTGCAGATGAGTCCACTG GGAGCATTGCCAAGCGGCTGCAGTCCATCGGCACCGAGAACACCGAGGAGAACCGGCGCTTCTACCGCCAGCTGCTGCTGACTGCCGACGACCGTGTGAATCCCTGCATTGGGGGTGTCATCCTCTTCCATGAGACACTGTACCAGAAGACAGACGATGGCCGCCCCTTCCCCCAAGTCATCAAATCCAAGGGCGGTGTTGTGGGCATCAAG gTGGACAAGGGCGTGGTACCCCTGGCAGGAACGAACGGCGAGACTACCACCCAAG GGCTGGATGGGCTGTCTGAGCGCTGTGCCCAGTACAAGAAGGACGGAGCCGACTTTGCCAAGTGGCGCTGTGTGCTGAAGATTGGGGAACACACCCCCTCAGCCCTTGCCATCATGGAAAACGCCAACGTGCTGGCCCGTTATGCCAGCATCTGCCAGCAG AATGGCATCGTGCCCATCGTGGAGCCCGAGATCCTCCCTGATGGGGACCATGACTTGAAGCGCTGTCAGTATGTAACCGAGAAG GTGCTGGCTGCTGTCTACAAGGCTCTGAGTGACCACCACATCTACCTGGAAGGCACTTTGCTGAAGCCCAATATGGTAACTCCAGGCCACGCCTGCACCCATAAATACTCTCATGAGGAGATTGCCATGGCAACCGTCACAGCTCTGCGCCGCACGGTGCCCCCCGCTGTCACTG GGATCACCTTCCTGTCTGGAGGCCAGAGTGAGGAGGAGGCATCCATCAACCTCAACGCCATCAACAAATGCCCCCTGCTGAAGCCGTGGGCCCTGACCTTCTCCTATGGCCGAGCCCTGCAGGCTTCTGCCCTGAAGGCCTGGGGTGGAAAGAAGGAGAACCTGAAGGCTGCCCAGGAGGAGTATGTCAAGCGAGCCCTG GCCAACAGCCTCGCTTGCCAAGGAAAGTACACCCCAAGTGGTCAGGCTGGGGCCGCAGCCAGCGAGTCTCTCTTCATCTCTAACCATGCCTACTAA
- the YPEL3 gene encoding protein yippee-like 3 isoform X1: MCGPGPDSPLPPRQALGSLCSPWAAPRVGPLPPAPAMVRISKPKTFQAYLDDCHRRYSCAHCRAHLANHDDLISKSFQGSQGRAYLFNSVVNVGCGPAEERVLLTGLHAVADIHCENCKTTLGWKYEQAFESSQKYKEGKYIIELNHMIKDNGWD, translated from the exons ATGTGTGGCCCTGGTCCTGACAGCCCACTCCCTCCCCGGCAGGCACTGGGCTCCCTCTGCTCCCCGTGGGCCGCTCCCCGGGTGGGGCCACTGCCCCCGGCCCCCGCCATGGTGCGTATTTCAAAGCCCAAGACGTTTCAGGCCTACTTGGATGATTGTCACCGGAGGTATAGCTGTGCCCACTGCCGCGCTCACCTGGCCAACCACGACGACCTCATCTCCAAG TCCTTCCAGGGCAGTCAGGGGCGTGCCTACCTCTTCAACTCTGT GGTGAACGTGGGCTGCGGGCCAGCCGAGGAACGGGTACTGCTGACAGGCCTCCATGCTGTGGCTGACATCCACTGCGAGAACTGCAAGACGACTTTGGGCTGGAAATAT GAACAGGCCTTCGAGAGCAGCCAGAAGTACAAAGAGGGGAAGTACATCATTGAACTCAACCACATGATCAAAGACAACGGCTGGGACTGA
- the LOC107180655 gene encoding uncharaterized LOC112694756 homolog has product MAASSSPWNPTPAPVSSPSLLLPIPAIVFIAVGIYLLLLGVVLLTRHCLLAQGCCTDCSSPCRKQGASRPQDCCWTCAEACDFPLPSPARCLDACCPQPTEAGWASRCPRCCPLCDCACACQLPDCQSLNCLCFEIKLR; this is encoded by the exons ATGGCC GCCTCCTCTAGCCCGTGGAACCCAACCCCGGCTCCCGTCAGCAGTCCCTCCCTGCTGCTCCCCATCCCCGCCATCGTCTTCATCGCTGTGGGCATCTATTTGTTGCTGCTCGGTGTAGTGCTGCTGACGAGACACTGCCTGCTG GCCCAGGGCTGCTGCACGGACTGCAGCTCCCCCTGCAGGAAGCAAGGCGCTTCCCGGCCCCAGGACTGTTGCTGGACCTGTGCGGAAGCCTGCGActtccctctgcccagccccgCCCGCTGCCTGGATGCctgctgcccccagcccaccgaaGCT ggTTGGGCCTCTCGCTGCCCTCGCTGCTGCCCACTCTGCGACTGTGCCTGTGCGTGCCAACTCCCTGACTGCCAGAGCCTCAACTGTCTCTGCTTTGAGATCAAGCTCCGATGA